One Lepisosteus oculatus isolate fLepOcu1 chromosome 13, fLepOcu1.hap2, whole genome shotgun sequence genomic region harbors:
- the LOC102687583 gene encoding extracellular calcium-sensing receptor-like has product MGVRFGLLSICFMQISLSESACKLQGLFTSPALSQDGDIIIGGVFTLHYKGAVPELSYDRVPKTPGCVSFFLRAFRWAQGMLFAIEEINRDSTLLPNVTLGYRILDSCSNPPGALRAALTALNGRDPFISDWRCAGGSPVAAVIGCSGSTQSITIARLLGSFGIPQISYFSSCACLSNKHEYPTFFRTIPSDYFQVKAWVKVVKHFGWTWLGAFGSDDAYGQYGIQSFLKEVEDINSCVAFAEYFPAVYTKEKILRHVDLIKETQVKVILVFATEIDMYMLVNELVEQNVTGIVWLASESWSTAGLLSTKEKFGVLGGLLGLGIQRANLEGFKEFLVRIHPSQQPGNVYVKEFWEKTFDCSYETPNVTENSDSQFPVRKCTGLEDLRSVENIYTDVTQLRVTYNTYKGVYAVAHALHNMMFCETGLHNQTCSGIRDINPWEVTQTLKQVKFKTPTGEEVQFDQNGDPLPSYDIINWQLDQHGRVQYVDIGYYDGSAPEGQELVINKDAIIWNGGQKKVIKSVCSESCPPGSRKASREGQPICCFDCIPCAQGEISNQTDSIDCIKCPWDYWPNSKKTACFPKQMEFLSFGEIMGSALTALGIFGACLTLFVTAVFFRFRSTPVVRANNSEISFLLLVALVFCFLCPLLFVGEPSPWSCMVKHAAFGIIFVLCVACVLGKTFVVLMAFRSTLPGSNTMKWFGPVQQRFTILLFASIQIMICALWLGISPPFPQKNASLFNDKIILECNLGSVTAFCCVLGYIGILAVMCFIFAFLARKLPDSFNEAKYITFSMLIFCAVWIAFIPAYVSSPGKYTVAVEIFAILSSSFAVLLCIFAPKCYIILLKPEKNTKRNIMGRSNIKRN; this is encoded by the exons ATGGGTGTAAGGTTTGGGCTGCTATCCATCTGTTTCATGCAGATCAGTTTGTCTGAATCCGCCTGCAAGCTTCAAGGGCTTTTTACTTCTCCGGCGTTGTCACAGGATGGGGATATTATAATCGGGGGTGTTTTTACTCTTCACTACAAAGGCGCAGTTCCTGAACTCTCTTACGACAGAGTTCCTAAAACCCCTGGATGCGTGAG TTTCTTTCTGAGGGCTTTTCGCTGGGCACAAGGCATGCTTTTCGCGATCGAAGAGATCAATCGGGACAGCACCCTGCTGCCCAACGTGACGCTGGGCTACAGGATCCTGGACTCGTGCAGCAACCCCCCTGGAGCCCTGAGAGCGGCGCTCACCGCCCTCAACGGCCGCGACCCGTTCATTTCCGACTGGAGGTGCGCCGGAGGCTCTCCGGTGGCCGCAGTCATCGGCTGCTCGGGGTCCACACAGTCTATTACCATAGCGCGGCTCCTGGGCTCGTTTGGGATTCCTCAG ATAAGTTATTTCTCCTCCTGTGCATGTCTAAGCAACAAGCACGAATACCCCACGTTTTTCCGAACAATTCCCAGTGATTATTTCCAGGTGAAAGCTTGGGTTAAAGTCGTGAAGCACTTTGGATGGACTTGGCTGGGGGCTTTTGGATCCGATGATGCCTATGGCCAGTATGGAATTCAGTCCTTCCTGAAGGAAGTGGAAGATATCAACTCCTGCGTGGCTTTTGCTGAATATTTTCCTGCTGTTTAcaccaaggaaaaaatattGAGACACGTAGATCTTATTAAAGAGACGCAGGTAAAGGTCATCCTGGTGTTTGCTACAGAAATAGACATGTACATGCTGGTTAACGAGCTGGTTGAACAAAATGTCACTGGAATCGTCTGGCTGGCCAGCGAAAGCTGGTCTACGGCAGGTCTACTCTCCACTAAGGAGAAGTTCGGGGTCCTCGGAGGTTTGTTGGGATTGGGAATCCAAAGAGCGAATCTTGAGGGCTTTAAAGAGTTCCTTGTGAGGATTCACCCCTCGCAGCAACCTGGAAATGTGTACGTCAAGGAATTCTGGGAAAAAACCTTCGATTGTTCATATGAAACTCCCAATGTGACAGAAAATTCAGATTCTCAGTTCCCAGTCAGGAAATGCACTGGCTTAGAAGATTTACGATCAGttgaaaatatttacacagATGTCACCCAGCTACGTGTCACATACAACACCTATAAAGGAGTCTATGCTGTTGCTCACGCGCTTCATAACATGATGTTTTGTGAAACTGGATTGCACAACCAGACCTGCTCTGGCATACGGGATATCAATCCTTGGGAG GTAACACAGACCTTAAAACAGGTCAAATTCAAAACGCCCACTGGAGAGGAGGTCCAGTTTGATCAAAATGGGGATCCTCTTCCCTCCTATGATATAATCAACTGGCAGCTGGACCAGCATGGCAGGGTGCAGTATGTAGATATAGGTTACTATGATGGCTCTGCCCCAGAAGGACAAGAACTTGTGATAAACAAAGACGCTATCATCTGGAATGGAGGCCAGAAAAAA GTTATAAAGTCTGTTTGCAGTGAAAGTTGCCCCCCAGGGTCGAGAAAAGCGTCTCGAGAAGGACAGCCTATCTGCTGCTTTGACTGCATACCTTGTGCCCAAGGTGAAATCAGCAACCAGACCG ATTCCATTGATTGCATAAAATGCCCGTGGGACTACTGGCCAAATTCCAAGAAGACTGCttgttttccaaaacaaatGGAGTTTCTTTCTTTCGGAGAGATCATGGGGAGCGCACTGACTGCCTTGGGGATTTTTGGAGCGTGTCTGACATTATTTGTCACAGCGGTTTTCTTTCGTTTCAGAAGCACGCCAGTTGTCCGGGCTAATAACTCTGAAATCAGCTTCCTCCTCCTGGTGGCATTAGTGTTCTGCTTCCTCTGTCCCCTGCTGTTTGTGGGAGAGCCTTCCCCATGGTCCTGCATGGTGAAGCACGCTGCCTTTGGCATCATATTTGTTCTGTGCGTCGCCTGTGTTCTGGGCAAAACATTCGTCGTCTTGATGGCGTTTAGATCAACCCTTCCTGGCAGCAACACCATGAAGTGGTTTGGCCCAGTGCAGCAAAGGTTCACCATCCTGCTCTTTGCATCCATTCAGATAATGATTTGTGCTCTTTGGCTTGGCATTTCTCCCCCGTTTCCACAGAAAAACGCAAGCCTTTTTAACGATAAGATTATTCTGGAATGCAATTTAGGATCTGTCACGGCGTTCTGTTGTGTTTTAGGGTATATTGGCATCTTGGCTGtaatgtgtttcatttttgcCTTCCTAGCGAGAAAGCTGCCGGACAGCTTTAACGAGGCAAAATATATAACTTTCAGTATGTTGATATTCTGTGCAGTGTGGATCGCATTTATACCTGCTTATGTCAGCTCTCCGGGGAAGTATACGGTTGCAGTTGAAATCTTTGCCATCCTCTCCTCCAGTTTTGCAGTGCTACTGTGCATCTTTGCTCCGAAATGTTACATTATATTGCTGAAGCCAGAGAAAAATACTAAAAGGAACATCATGGGCAGGtcaaacatcaaaagaaattaA
- the LOC138242211 gene encoding extracellular calcium-sensing receptor-like: protein MDAHILTSLMLFHSIQVDGDLMCRILGKYTMSGLFKNGELVIGGVFPVFATIEDSHTLSDTEPPTRKCVDFDLRVFRWVQMMVFAIEEINTDSSLLPNITLGYKILDNCDSPAETVRAGLTLANGPEVQESKPCPSPTRAVITSNSLHIARAIGPFGIPLVSYASTCSCLSNKREFPTFSRTVPSDFFQAKALAQLVKHFGWTWIGAIQAENEYGIFGIQSFTKEVAKYGVCIAFTENILSTYSRTAILQIVETIKRTTVKIILAFVSEDDLYPLMQEIVRQNITGIQWIASEDWVTAERPSTEEFFRSFGGTIGFATRKMAIPEFKDFLLNIRPSVDSAEYTLNNVFWENIFGCTLYFTEETFKLNISETRSKICTGKERLDQREHTFFNVSQLRVTYNVHKAVYAVAHALHDLLFCEKEENNTIRLCGDIARIEPWQVTEHIKRVNFVNRFGEAVYFDENGDPPAAYDIINWQLNKGVVSHVTVGHFDTSPDGGSQLVIDEDSIVWSTGREVPAGVCSESCPPGTRRAARKGQPICCFDCIPCADGTIANTTGAAECVECPQDYWSNDGKDSCILKDIEYLSYYDAMGITLTTVSLFGLCLTVATISVFFSFRSTPIVKANNSELSSLLLFSLLLCFLCPLTFIGQPTAWSCMLRHTAFGITFALCISCVLGKTIVVVTAFRATLPNDNMAKNFGPVQQRIIVCSCTAVQVVICVLWLSLKPPFPHKNFKLSNEKIILECNTGSDIAFYAVLGYIGLLAATCLVLAFLARKLPDNFNEAKLITFSMLIFCAVWVTFIPAYVSSPGKYTVAVEIFAILSSTFGLLFCIFAPKCYIILLKPEKNTRKNIMGKMSSRKL from the exons ATGGACGCGCACATCCTAACATCGTTAATGTTATTTCATTCGATTCAGGTGGACGGCGATTTGATGTGCAGGATACTGGGCAAATATACAATGTCTGGTTTATTCAAAAACGGCGAATTAGTCATCGGTGGTGTGTTCCCAGTTTTTGCCACAATTGAGGACAGCCATACGTTGTCCGATACTGAACCACCAACGAGGAAGTGTGTTGA CTTCGACCTTCGTGTGTTTCGATGGGTGCAGATGATGGTCTTTGCCATAGAGGAAATCAACACGGACAGCAGTTTACTGCCAAACATCACACTTGGATACAAAATCCTGGACAATTGCGATTCTCCGGCTGAAACTGTGAGAGCGGGTCTAACCTTAGCCAACGGACCAGAAGTACAAGAATCTAAACCCTGTCCCTCGCCAACCCGTGCTGTGATCACCTCTAACTCCTTACACATCGCCAGAGCTATTGGTCCCTTCGGTATTCCTTTG GTCAGCTATGCTTCAACATGTTCTTGTCTCAGCAACAAAAGAGAGTTCCCCACATTCTCCCGCACTGTTCCCAGTGATTTTTTTCAGGCCAAAGCTTTGGCTCAGCTTGTTAAACATTTTGGATGGACGTGGATCGGAGCTATCCAAGCTGAGAATGAATATGGCATCTTTGGGATACAGTCTTTTACCAAGGAAGTTGCAAAATATGGAGTTTGCATTGCCttcactgaaaatattttaagcacCTACTCAAGAACTGCAATACTTCAGATAGTTGAAACTATTAAAAGGACAACAGTGAAAATCATATTAGCATTTGTCTCAGAAGATGACTTATACCCTTTAATGCAGGAGATTGTCAGGCAAAACATAACTGGCATACAGTGGATCGCAAGTGAGGACTGGGTAACAGCAGAGAGACCCTCCACTGAAGAATTCTTCAGATCTTTTGGTGGTACAATTGGGTTTGCAACTCGCAAGATGGCAATTCCAGAGTTCAAAGATTTTCTTCTCAATATACGTCCATCTGTTGATTCTGCAGAATACACCTTAAATAATGTATTCTGGGAAAACATCTTTGGGTGTACTTTATATTTTACAGAGGAGAccttcaaattaaatatttcagaaaccAGGTCAAAGATATGCACAGGAAAAGAGAGATTGGATCAAAGAGAACACACTTTCTTCAACGTCTCGCAGCTAAGAGTGACATATAATGTACACAAAGCAGTGTATGCTGTAGCACATGCACTTCATGACTTACTGTTTtgtgaaaaggaagaaaataacaCCATTAGACTGTGTGGAGATATTGCAAGAATTGAGCCCTGGCAG GTCACTGAACATATAAAAAGAGTCAATTTTGTGAACCGTTTTGGAGAAGCTGTGTACTTCGATGAGAACGGAGATCCTCCTGCTGCCTATGACATTATAAACTGGCAACTCAACAAAGGAGTGGTCAGCCATGTGACAGTGGGTCACTTTGATACATCACCAGATGGAGGCAGTCAGCTAGTGATTGATGAGGACAGTATTGTCTggagcactgggagagag GTTCCAGCAGGAGTGTGTTCTGAGAGCTGCCCCCCAGGCACAAGAAGAGCAGCCAGGAAAGGCCAGCCCATCTGCTGCTTCGATTGCATTCCTTGTGCTGATGGTACCATAGCAAACACCACAG GTGCAGCTGAGTGCGTGGAATGTCCACAGGACTACTGGTCTAATGATGGAAAAGACAGCTGCATCCTCAAAGACATTGAATATCTTTCCTACTATGATGCAATGGGAATCACACTCACTACTGTGTCATTGTTTGGACTCTGCTTGACAGTAGCCACTATTTCAGTCTTCTTTTCCTTCAGAAGCACACCCATTGTAAAAGCCAACAACTCTGAGCTCAGCTCTCTCCTGCTGTTCtctctgctgctgtgctttctctGCCCTCTTACCTTCATTGGGCAGCCAACAGCCTGGTCCTGTATGTTGCGTCACACAGCTTTTGGAATCACATTTGCACTTTGTATTTCCTGTGTGTTGGGAAAAACAATAGTTGTTGTAACAGCTTTCAGAGCCACTCTTCCCAACGACAACATGGCAAAAAACTTTGGGCCAGTTCAGCAGAGGATCATAGTTTGTTCTTGCACAGCTGTGCAGGTTGTAATCTGTGTGCTGTGGCTTAGTTTAAAACCTCCCTTCCCTCACAAAAATTTTAAACTCAGTAATGAAAAGATCATTTTAGAATGTAACACAGGATCAGATATTGCATTTTATGCAGTACTGGGCTATATAGGCCTGCTTGCAGCTACTTGTTTGGTGCTGGCTTTCTTAGCCAGGAAACTGCCTGATAATTTCAATGAGGCCAAGCTGATTACTTTCAGCATGCTCATCTTCTGTGCAGTTTGGGTCACCTTCATCCCAGCGTATGTCAGCTCACCTGGAAAATACACAGTTGCAGTCGAGATTTTTGCTATTTTGTCATCAACATTTGGCctgctgttttgtatttttgctcCTAAGTGTTACATAATCTTGCTTAAACCagagaaaaacacaagaaaaaatatCATGGGGAAAATGTCTTCCAGAAAACtgtaa